The following proteins are encoded in a genomic region of Sorangiineae bacterium MSr12523:
- a CDS encoding HD domain-containing protein, giving the protein MAMRSVRDARDVLESLGATQRLLTHGLLVAEAAEALLATMRRLGVSVDEARVLAGAVLHDAGKIVHPSELDAPGASHEKAGESLLLAHGVDPHVAHMCVSHAAWADPSCTLEDRLVALADALWKGVRRPALEGLIIDEVARRLKADRWAPFMDLDTSFESVSDRGSERLARS; this is encoded by the coding sequence ATGGCCATGCGATCCGTGCGCGATGCTCGTGACGTTCTCGAATCGCTGGGTGCGACGCAGCGGTTGCTCACGCATGGCCTCCTGGTGGCGGAAGCCGCCGAAGCGCTGCTTGCGACCATGCGGCGCCTCGGTGTCTCCGTCGACGAGGCGCGGGTCCTGGCTGGGGCCGTGCTGCACGACGCCGGCAAAATCGTGCACCCATCGGAGCTGGACGCGCCCGGGGCATCCCACGAGAAAGCGGGTGAGTCGTTGCTACTGGCCCACGGCGTCGACCCGCACGTGGCCCATATGTGCGTCTCCCACGCCGCCTGGGCCGACCCCTCGTGCACCCTCGAAGACCGCCTCGTGGCGTTGGCCGATGCCCTTTGGAAGGGGGTGCGTCGCCCCGCGCTGGAAGGGCTGATCATCGACGAAGTCGCTCGTCGACTGAAGGCCGATCGCTGGGCGCCCTTCATGGACCTCGACACCAGCTTCGAGTCAGTCTCCGACCGCGGCAGCGAGCGCCTCGCTCGCAGCTGA